In Rosa rugosa chromosome 4, drRosRugo1.1, whole genome shotgun sequence, the genomic stretch GCAACAAATTTTTTGTCGAAAAAAATATCTCTTCTTATATATTAAATGTTGGGAGTCATTAGATTGGGGTTATAGGCCGAGGGCCAGCCCTGACCTCCTCTACTCTTTGCCAAAAATTTGATTTTACATACATTATACTTGAGCTCTTTTTAAGGTGAATTCCAAGGCAAGAAAGGCCCAAAATAAAGGTACCAAGGTAAGCACTAAACTTTGTTACAATATCCAAATagtaaattaatttaaaaagaagaaatacaCTATCAGATGGTCGAGAACTTCGTTTACGGTTCACTTCGAGTCCTTGAAATCTCAAAACCAGCATGCACAATGTTTATCAAAGAGAtacaatacaaaaaaaaaaaaaaaagtttatcaaagagaaaaaaaggcATAAACATGATCTAAGACACAATTCAGATGCGCAGCCTTCTCCAATTTCATCTTTCCTGAGAGCTTCCTGTGGTTTATAATTTTATGTGGCCTTTCTATTGACCAAGATTACAACAAGATCAATAAACCAGCACGTGAAAAATATGAATCAACTTTACTATTAAACAAAGCTTACATCACAAAATCACAACCAATGTCCTCATTTTTCTAGTGCCGTTGGGTTTAGTTTGAAAAGGGGGGGGCTGAGGGAGATGAATATGATGCAACATACAACAACAGATTGTTACAAAATTTCAAAGTTTTAGCTTTGATTTTTGACTTTTGTGTTACAGTGATGGAGTTGATGCAAATCTAGTTCCACACACAAAGATAAGTATGGCACACCATTACATATATAAATATGTCGGTGCATTATTAATATATACATCAAAACATTGTCAAGCAGAGAATATAGACTTCATAGTTACATTCAAGCTCATTCTGAATCACCCTACTGATAACATGTCCTGTACATGAATATGGTTATATCCACCAGGATGAAAAATAAGAAAGTTTCACTTGAAACCCAGTACCTGATATGGACAAGCCTGGTTTTTGTACTTGTCATTGTGGACAAGCTACATCTACTCAATCCATAGTCAGATTGCATAATAGGGTGACTGCTAGAACAGCCAATTTAGAAGAGGAGAGCAGTCAAACACAAACAAGGAAAGAAACTGCATACTATCAACATCAGGAGATTGTTATATAGATGAAAGATATTGCAGAGGAAAAACACAGGAAAAGAAATGTGGAACATACACTTCTGCCCCTAGATGAAGGAGAGCAAAGTGCTTCTGGTGAAAGTTACATTTCATTTAAGATTCAACAAGCTCCTGTGTCTCGGGATCATTACATTGCTGCATATATGAGATTACAAGTGCACAAATGTATAACTGTGGAATGCTGACTTGCTGAACAGTTGGAAATATTTGTATCTTCACACATGCCTGGTGAGGCTTGCCAAATCAAAATGCTAAACTCCTCATTCTATCCAGACTTCACCATTCCGTGATGACAACACTCATTGCCAACCAAAAGTAGCCACAGTGATATTCCCTCCACAtttgagaaaatgaaaaaaagggaGCCCTGATGGTGATCCTAGCATTAAAATTTAGAATACCCCTGCAAAATACATTAACTAGGAGAGCtgtgattgagaggactcttcATGTTTACTGTCTTGTGGTGCTACTGTTTGATCCTCTGATAATTTAGATTCTAAACTTTCCACTTCAAAAAGAGACTCTGTATTTGAACCATCATCCTTTCTATCAGTATCCTTTGATGGCTCATCATTAGGCTCTGCAGCTCTAGTATGGTCCTGTTGCTTTGCAGTTTCAGTATGCTGGTGATCCTGTGTTTCTGAACTCTTTAGAGGAAGAGATGGAGCAGAATCACCTAATCCTTTGGAGAGACAAACATACTTGAAAACAAGCTGTTTGTAATTATTAAGAAGGTCTTCTACATCATTGACTGTTAGATCACCAACATGCGCAAACAAGTATGGATACTGCCGGAAAACCTGGCTTGCCTGCTTATCGTTTACAAGGAGTTCTGCACCCTTATCCTCCAAATCTGAAAGTGATGGAACTTTTGACGATTTGGGAGGTGCAGTTGGCTCCTTGTTTATATTCACAGGTTGACCGCTTTGATTAGGCTGGCTGTTCAAATCAGTTGAGAGTCCTGATAGAATTGCTCGAGCAGATTCCATGTTCTTTTCAAACTCAGTTTCATCCATTGACAGGGCTTTCGCATCGatatttgaaatgaaggattcGACAGAGAGCATGTTTGTGAAGAAATAGGCTGCTTCTGCTACTAATCGAGATTGTCGCCTGTATCTTTGTATATACAACAAATTTGAGTGCAGTTGCGGAGGGTTGGCCTGCATCACATGTAAAGCAAGTTTGTAAATATACTTATTATATTTTTTCATTGATGGGATCAACTAAGAGCTATGTCTGAGTTTTAATGTTTTGCAGCAGTAGCCAAATCATAATAAACATAGGTAGAATAGAAGAACAAATGCATTGCATCAGCTGAAAATATTGAATCAAAATAATCAGGCCATCATATGAAGTTGGTCATACCTTCAAAGTAACATAAATTAAGACAGGAAGAAATTCATCAGCTCCAGGAGGATTCTCATTTGAAGCAATAGAAGCATTGAGCAGCAAGTTATTGATAACCTTGCAACAATTGAGGATACACACAAGCTTGTCCCTTGGTGCCTTGTACATATTGATCTTTTGCAGTTCTTTCTGTGCAAGCTGCAACAACAAAATCGAAAAATTGCAAGAGAATGAATTTAACAGGAGATATTCAACAAACCATACAGAAGAACATCATGATTCAACAGTGTCCCATGTGCATGCTCACCATCAAAAATTAAAGAGCCAAGAAAAACCAGATTCGAGAAATTGGGATACATTAATCACACAGAGCGTGAAAAGTGTGTGAATCTAGGAGAAAAAATATACACATGAGTTCACAGGAAGAGGAGAAAGTCGATCATGGTTCCCCCAACTAGGTATTTTGTTTAAAGTATAATAAAGCTTACCTAAGTTAGCAAATCCAGCACTATCCTGATCATATTTCCTTATTAATAAGCGATACTCGGAAAAACTTATGATGTTTACTATTTCCTTCTTTG encodes the following:
- the LOC133746064 gene encoding vacuolar protein sorting-associated protein 9A-like is translated as MENADVFTGLHEFLERMRQPSASDFVKSIKSFIVSFSNNSPDPERDSAAVQNFFAQMEVDFRVHPLWAGCSEEELDSAGEGLEKYVMTKLFTRVFASLPDDVKLDNILHEKMALVQQFIRPENLDIQPPFQNETSWLLAQKELQKINMYKAPRDKLVCILNCCKVINNLLLNASIASNENPPGADEFLPVLIYVTLKANPPQLHSNLLYIQRYRRQSRLVAEAAYFFTNMLSVESFISNIDAKALSMDETEFEKNMESARAILSGLSTDLNSQPNQSGQPVNINKEPTAPPKSSKVPSLSDLEDKGAELLVNDKQASQVFRQYPYLFAHVGDLTVNDVEDLLNNYKQLVFKYVCLSKGLGDSAPSLPLKSSETQDHQHTETAKQQDHTRAAEPNDEPSKDTDRKDDGSNTESLFEVESLESKLSEDQTVAPQDSKHEESSQSQLS